A single region of the Pseudomonas solani genome encodes:
- the fabG gene encoding 3-oxoacyl-ACP reductase FabG, with amino-acid sequence MSETILVTGSSRGIGRAIALRLARAGFDLVLHCRSRRDEAEAVKAEIEALGRHARVLQFDVSDRAACREQLEGDVEVHGAYYGVVCNAGLTRDGAFPALTEEDWDSVLRTNLDGFYNVLHPLCMPMIRRRKPGRIVCITSVSGLIGNRGQVNYSASKAGVIGAAKALAIELGKRRITVNCVAPGLIDTEILDEQVPVEEILKMIPAQRMGTPEEVAGAVNFLMSEEAGYITRQVLAVNGGLC; translated from the coding sequence ATGAGCGAGACCATCCTGGTCACCGGCTCCAGCCGCGGCATCGGCCGCGCCATCGCCCTGCGCCTGGCGCGCGCCGGCTTCGACCTGGTGCTGCACTGCCGCTCGCGCCGCGATGAGGCCGAGGCGGTGAAAGCCGAGATCGAGGCCCTGGGCCGCCATGCCCGGGTGCTGCAGTTCGACGTGTCCGACCGCGCCGCCTGCCGCGAGCAGTTGGAGGGCGATGTCGAAGTCCACGGTGCCTACTACGGTGTGGTGTGCAATGCCGGCCTGACCCGCGACGGCGCCTTTCCGGCGCTGACCGAGGAGGACTGGGACAGCGTGCTGCGCACCAACCTGGACGGTTTCTACAATGTGCTGCACCCGCTGTGCATGCCGATGATCCGCCGCCGCAAGCCGGGCCGCATCGTGTGCATCACCTCGGTCTCGGGGCTGATCGGCAACCGTGGCCAGGTCAACTACAGCGCCTCCAAGGCCGGCGTGATCGGCGCCGCCAAGGCCCTGGCCATCGAGCTGGGCAAGCGCCGCATCACCGTCAACTGCGTGGCCCCGGGGCTGATCGACACCGAGATCCTCGACGAGCAGGTGCCGGTGGAGGAGATCCTCAAGATGATCCCGGCCCAGCGCATGGGCACGCCGGAGGAAGTGGCCGGCGCCGTGAATTTCCTGATGTCCGAGGAGGCGGGGTACATCACCCGCCAGGTCCTCGCTGTTAATGGTGGGTTGTGCTGA